From one Gallionella capsiferriformans ES-2 genomic stretch:
- a CDS encoding HAD family hydrolase produces MTQFANSERMVIFDADGTTIDAFHAIELAFLQHGMDIGDIDRFQKRRKLFKFLGGLREFPTNLRQQFGEQSRKRLLETLTDIYRKEACLYPGIAALLRTLLDRSDIRVGLVTRNVTNEPEQTLRCLFNRHDIDIDEFDYFACIPLKKDKAGYLKQARQSFAINPARTFACGDEYSDYLAAVGAAMHPFVVSYGFEDHSRLSKKFGVPEEIISSTPAELIDRLGHALDLKGTR; encoded by the coding sequence ATGACTCAGTTTGCAAACAGTGAACGAATGGTAATTTTTGACGCCGACGGCACGACTATCGACGCATTTCATGCTATTGAACTGGCTTTTTTACAGCACGGCATGGATATTGGCGACATCGACCGATTTCAAAAGCGTCGCAAATTGTTCAAATTCCTTGGCGGGTTGCGTGAGTTTCCCACCAATTTGCGTCAGCAGTTTGGCGAACAGAGTCGCAAACGATTGCTGGAGACACTGACCGACATCTACCGCAAGGAGGCGTGTTTATATCCGGGGATCGCCGCCCTGTTACGCACGCTGCTGGACAGATCCGATATTCGAGTGGGCTTGGTGACACGCAATGTAACGAATGAACCCGAACAAACACTGCGCTGCCTGTTCAATCGGCATGACATTGATATTGACGAGTTCGATTACTTCGCCTGCATCCCACTTAAAAAGGACAAAGCGGGCTATCTAAAACAGGCGAGACAGTCCTTTGCCATCAATCCCGCGCGTACATTTGCCTGCGGGGATGAGTATAGCGATTATCTGGCTGCCGTTGGTGCGGCAATGCACCCCTTTGTGGTGTCTTATGGTTTTGAGGACCATTCGCGTCTGAGCAAAAAGTTTGGCGTGCCGGAAGAAATTATTTCAAGCACTCCGGCTGAATTGATTGACCGCCTAGGACATGCACTGGATTTAAAGGGAACAAGGTAA
- the hfq gene encoding RNA chaperone Hfq, whose product MSAKGQQLQDPFLNALRREHVQVAIYLVNGIKLQGQVESFDQYVVLLKNNSVVQMVYKHAISTIVPARSVNIAFDDTDA is encoded by the coding sequence ATGAGTGCAAAAGGCCAGCAGTTGCAAGATCCCTTTCTTAACGCCCTGCGTCGCGAACACGTACAGGTCGCAATTTATCTGGTTAACGGCATCAAGCTGCAAGGTCAGGTTGAGTCCTTTGATCAATACGTGGTGCTTCTTAAAAATAACTCCGTTGTCCAGATGGTCTATAAGCATGCTATCTCGACGATCGTGCCGGCACGCTCAGTGAATATCGCTTTTGACGATACTGACGCGTAA